In Treponema rectale, a single genomic region encodes these proteins:
- a CDS encoding NYN domain-containing protein, which translates to MSKIAVFFDAENVPAKTVPEIIAFLSTKGDILFQRAYADWSITNTKSWQTQITKTPITAIQQFHHNQEQAVDKAVMMDAIELAIKHEDIDIFALIASDNGYYSLSLRLRELGKRVIGIGEKGKCSPIWINSCNEFTYFQDLEEIDDDILLESESTKDSNDLEGFAVEKFLEKAFDSTPFYKDTNTVLLSQMWESILRLKPDFTVKDYGKKSAREFLMSFEDKFKISDDGKNQRTFFVEKIENRNSQRKTGVIKRRIGCYCIISADDKKGDYFFYRNEINPECKKEKLEKGMKVDFLVVKEPDLNAGKSKDKNGRATDLKIIK; encoded by the coding sequence TTGAGTAAGATTGCAGTTTTTTTTGACGCAGAAAATGTTCCTGCAAAAACAGTACCGGAGATAATTGCTTTTTTGTCTACGAAAGGTGATATTCTTTTTCAAAGGGCATATGCAGACTGGTCAATAACAAATACTAAATCCTGGCAGACACAGATTACAAAAACGCCGATTACAGCAATTCAGCAGTTTCATCATAATCAGGAACAGGCGGTAGATAAAGCTGTAATGATGGATGCCATCGAATTGGCTATAAAACATGAAGATATAGATATTTTTGCATTAATTGCTTCTGATAATGGATATTATTCTTTGAGCCTTCGTTTGAGGGAACTTGGGAAACGGGTTATAGGAATTGGTGAAAAAGGGAAGTGCAGTCCAATCTGGATAAACTCCTGCAATGAGTTTACATATTTTCAGGATCTGGAAGAAATTGATGATGATATATTACTGGAATCAGAAAGTACAAAAGATTCAAATGATCTTGAAGGTTTTGCAGTTGAGAAGTTTCTTGAAAAAGCATTTGATTCTACTCCATTTTATAAAGATACAAATACTGTTCTGCTGTCTCAAATGTGGGAATCGATTTTAAGGCTGAAGCCTGATTTTACAGTTAAGGATTATGGTAAAAAATCCGCACGGGAATTTTTAATGTCGTTTGAAGATAAATTCAAAATTTCAGACGATGGTAAAAATCAAAGAACTTTTTTTGTTGAAAAAATTGAGAATCGGAATTCTCAGAGAAAAACAGGAGTTATAAAAAGAAGAATAGGCTGTTACTGTATTATTTCTGCAGATGATAAAAAAGGAGATTATTTCTTTTACAGAAATGAGATTAATCCGGAATGTAAAAAAGAAAAACTTGAGAAAGGCATGAAAGTTGATTTTCTTGTTGTAAAGGAACCGGACTTGAATGCCGGTAAATCAAAAGACAAAAACGGACGGGCAACGGACTTAAAGATTATAAAATAA
- a CDS encoding SH3 domain-containing protein has protein sequence MKKKLLLLFLSFVLSSIYASEKYENNKYFCTTDRLKLRENPGLDSNVLTILEEKTAVEFLQEGDLQVISDVLPDMESVEYRDNWVKIKIIPSVNEKSMVGWVYGAYLTPLNTCEIFSDEKVKCLYCDFFKVTDRTAGETNVTYYFLENEKIIYKTLSLFTSMYDGPNWAWNLHIFPRVEKNRKYLYVSSELNSSDTVHLKSVVRYDITDYKEFSREVNNDKYIKSKTKEYINDYVSYNSEKRFHLKQEMPLYKNHSFDSEIILSVTPEEKTIFPDMENLYFEDTKSGFWIAAENQSGQSGWLWFDCSN, from the coding sequence ATGAAAAAGAAACTTTTACTTTTGTTTTTGAGCTTTGTGCTCAGCAGTATTTATGCCAGTGAAAAGTATGAAAATAATAAATACTTTTGTACGACAGACCGTCTCAAACTTAGAGAAAATCCAGGGCTTGATTCAAACGTTCTGACGATTCTTGAAGAAAAGACCGCAGTAGAATTTTTGCAGGAAGGGGATCTTCAGGTTATTTCTGATGTATTGCCTGATATGGAATCAGTCGAGTACAGAGATAATTGGGTTAAAATAAAAATCATTCCCAGTGTAAATGAGAAGTCCATGGTTGGATGGGTTTATGGTGCATATCTGACCCCATTAAATACCTGCGAAATTTTTTCTGATGAAAAGGTAAAATGCCTTTATTGTGATTTTTTTAAAGTTACAGACAGAACTGCAGGTGAAACAAATGTTACATATTATTTTCTTGAAAATGAAAAAATCATTTATAAAACTCTGAGTTTATTTACATCTATGTATGATGGGCCAAACTGGGCGTGGAATCTTCATATTTTTCCCCGAGTTGAAAAAAACAGGAAATATCTCTATGTATCATCTGAATTAAATTCAAGTGATACGGTTCACCTAAAATCTGTTGTTCGCTATGATATAACTGACTATAAAGAATTCAGCCGGGAAGTCAACAATGATAAATATATCAAAAGTAAAACAAAAGAATATATAAATGATTATGTGAGCTATAATTCCGAAAAAAGATTTCATCTAAAACAAGAAATGCCGCTTTACAAGAATCACAGTTTTGATTCAGAAATAATCTTATCCGTCACGCCGGAAGAAAAAACAATTTTTCCAGATATGGAGAATCTTTATTTTGAAGATACAAAATCAGGGTTCTGGATAGCGGCAGAAAATCAGTCAGGACAATCCGGCTGGTTGTGGTTTGATTGTAGTAATTAA
- a CDS encoding SH3 domain-containing protein, translated as MKKYFILLALILCSGYFFSLDSQYFSSNKKIDYLYVKSPEGLRIRNKPDLSGDRTGVLYDRMRVKIISVGKEITIDGIKSNWIKILLPIETVQADENVYGWVFGGYLTDKAEPFSTESWTDNDLKRYLCRFSWVTGTGNRSYYQFNLNNSYSVNLLESGLGGFGEYSVSLKNKTITVKSRYADEDSESEIITDVYKIIKIEEDKLTLNIKGYEFIFIPSINQKVFYEILTQEKFNPGLFYLPSYYALMFPFSSDLIKKIDSRDFINKSMDNLIKMGIYVEDEEYEKAYNSYWN; from the coding sequence ATGAAAAAGTATTTTATATTATTAGCTTTAATTTTATGTTCAGGTTATTTTTTTTCTTTAGATTCACAATATTTCAGCAGCAACAAAAAGATTGATTATTTATATGTAAAATCACCTGAAGGATTGCGGATAAGAAATAAACCTGATTTATCAGGTGATAGAACTGGAGTTCTTTATGACAGAATGAGAGTAAAAATTATTTCTGTTGGAAAAGAAATTACAATTGACGGTATAAAATCAAACTGGATAAAAATCCTTCTTCCCATTGAAACAGTGCAGGCAGATGAAAATGTATATGGATGGGTTTTCGGCGGATACTTGACGGATAAAGCAGAACCTTTTTCAACAGAAAGCTGGACAGATAATGATTTAAAAAGATATCTGTGCAGATTTTCCTGGGTAACTGGAACCGGAAACAGATCCTATTATCAATTCAACTTAAATAATTCATATAGTGTCAATTTATTAGAATCAGGTCTGGGTGGATTTGGAGAATACTCGGTTTCATTAAAGAATAAAACAATAACAGTAAAAAGCCGTTATGCAGATGAAGACTCTGAAAGTGAAATAATAACTGATGTATATAAAATCATAAAAATTGAAGAAGATAAGCTTACGTTAAATATTAAAGGATATGAGTTTATTTTTATTCCTTCTATAAATCAGAAAGTTTTCTATGAAATTCTTACACAGGAAAAGTTTAATCCCGGCTTGTTTTATTTACCTTCATATTATGCCCTCATGTTTCCATTCAGTTCGGACTTAATAAAAAAAATTGACAGCAGGGATTTTATAAATAAAAGTATGGATAATTTGATAAAGATGGGGATCTATGTAGAAGATGAGGAATATGAAAAGGCATATAATTCATATTGGAATTAA
- a CDS encoding GAF domain-containing protein has product MAADYELLCSMLSSLTLNERHPVPNMANAAALLWQELPDINWAGFYTMEDGYLLLGPFQGKPACIRIPLGKGVCGTAAEKNKTQLVKDVHQFKGHIACDSASNSEIVIPLHDKDKKVCAVLDIDSPLTGRFTDEDKAGLEKFAHILEKACM; this is encoded by the coding sequence ATGGCAGCAGATTATGAACTTTTATGCTCAATGCTTTCTTCCCTTACTTTGAATGAAAGACATCCTGTACCAAATATGGCAAATGCTGCGGCACTTTTATGGCAGGAACTTCCGGATATAAACTGGGCCGGCTTTTATACAATGGAAGACGGTTATTTGCTTTTAGGACCTTTTCAGGGAAAGCCTGCCTGTATAAGGATTCCACTAGGAAAAGGAGTGTGCGGTACGGCAGCTGAAAAAAATAAAACTCAGCTTGTAAAAGATGTCCATCAGTTTAAAGGACACATTGCCTGTGATTCAGCTTCTAATTCAGAAATAGTCATTCCCCTTCATGATAAAGATAAAAAGGTATGCGCTGTGCTTGATATAGACAGTCCGTTAACAGGACGTTTTACAGATGAAGATAAAGCAGGTCTTGAAAAATTTGCACATATTCTTGAAAAAGCATGCATGTAG
- a CDS encoding ankyrin repeat domain-containing protein: MQNTKTNLPVLNVSENGLEINGKPLEPFFLLEDLIAVIGQPDERYWQDPEHKFFEICQWNELGLRTRSDYEDNTRVLSFYLCLKKNPKKSLNAFPGDLIVNGVNFAERREEFFFNYIELGRDCIWGKSLDAEYGYCKCDDAEFIAFDFYKTIYIAVFFNRIDYLETLVKAGHDVNCHADFNKEPLLSFAVSKNNPEIMQILIDGGADVNKQDLSGVTPLMTAIKLNLVDMARLLIKAGASFDIKDGRGFTARDYAEKLDVDAGIKELFA; encoded by the coding sequence GTGCAGAATACAAAAACAAATTTACCAGTCTTAAATGTGTCGGAAAATGGTCTTGAAATTAATGGAAAACCTCTTGAACCGTTTTTTTTGCTAGAAGATCTGATTGCTGTTATAGGTCAGCCGGATGAACGTTACTGGCAGGATCCTGAGCATAAATTTTTTGAAATCTGTCAGTGGAATGAACTTGGTTTGAGGACACGTTCAGATTATGAAGATAATACGAGAGTTCTTTCTTTTTATCTTTGTCTTAAGAAGAATCCTAAAAAAAGCCTGAATGCTTTTCCCGGTGATTTAATTGTTAATGGAGTGAATTTTGCGGAAAGACGGGAAGAATTCTTTTTTAATTACATTGAACTTGGCCGTGACTGTATCTGGGGTAAGTCACTGGATGCAGAATATGGTTATTGTAAGTGTGATGATGCAGAATTTATTGCATTTGATTTCTATAAGACGATTTATATTGCAGTATTCTTTAACCGTATTGATTATCTGGAAACTCTCGTTAAAGCCGGTCATGATGTAAACTGTCATGCAGATTTTAATAAGGAGCCGCTTTTGAGCTTTGCCGTATCTAAGAATAATCCTGAAATCATGCAGATTCTTATTGATGGCGGCGCTGATGTTAATAAACAGGATCTGTCTGGAGTTACGCCGCTGATGACAGCCATAAAGCTTAATCTTGTGGATATGGCAAGGCTTCTTATAAAAGCCGGAGCTTCATTTGACATAAAGGACGGCAGGGGATTTACTGCCAGGGATTATGCAGAGAAGCTTGATGTTGACGCAGGTATAAAGGAATTGTTTGCCTGA
- a CDS encoding alpha-L-arabinofuranosidase C-terminal domain-containing protein, with protein MKKILAALSALCAAVVAVAQTKITADFTETKTPVSPYLFGIFYEDINYAADGGLYGELIQNRSFEFSKSGKSFMEYWNPVSSENEVFCSRITECMESPLNKNNTVFLRLNVRQSGDGISNSGYDGINVKAGKIYPLSLYLRSPDSSVDKVQIELRNRKTLRKLFKTEFEISSEWKKYHAEVIPEKSCEEAELLVTVSSSDGTVDVDFVSLFASDIYNDEENGLKENLVLMLKQMKPGFVRFPGGCIVHGYNLENSFNWKDTVGPVEERKEKANYWGYQQSYGLGFYEYFRLCEDIGSQPLPVLRAGVSHYGHTCNSDELMQLAQDALDLIEWATGSRDSEWGKIRAEAGHPEPFELNYIGIGNEDCGEDYFYRYSYIASKIKEKYPEIKTVISSGYTYDDVNFHNAWNKVNEWEGSALYKNTVDLVDEHYYNPSAWFLMNSNRYDDREFYKTEKSFPKVFIGEYASWVEGRRGNLFAALTEAAYMTGIERNGDVIELASYAPLFARENHVQWIPDAVWFNDEFVYGTPSYYVQSMFMNNKTDFSIRTAVENNKTIVDSHKMKGSVGLATWQTQAEYSNIKVTDMSENKILYDSSSEKMNMKKLNVRSGSWSIKNNSLIQSDEGDNMRLTFEKLIKPSENYDFEVTARKIRGNEGFLIMFGVSKENFYWWNIGGWGNTQSCVQKGTAPSRTVIGDSKNITVERDREYKIKIEVRGDTYRCYLDGELLHEFTDREEYKKIFAHVGETEDEVIIKIVNTGNRKEKCSVVLNGADMLNPDAQIITLSGRFDSENSFENSRAVCPENSPAVIKSPDFTYTVKPYSFTIIKLTKKK; from the coding sequence ATGAAAAAGATTCTTGCGGCATTATCAGCATTATGTGCAGCAGTTGTAGCTGTGGCACAGACAAAAATTACAGCAGATTTTACAGAAACGAAGACACCTGTAAGTCCATATCTGTTCGGTATTTTTTATGAAGACATAAACTATGCAGCAGACGGGGGCCTTTACGGAGAACTTATTCAGAACCGCTCCTTTGAATTTTCAAAAAGCGGAAAATCTTTTATGGAATACTGGAATCCGGTTTCTTCTGAGAATGAAGTCTTTTGTTCCAGAATAACTGAATGTATGGAAAGTCCTCTTAATAAAAATAATACTGTGTTTTTAAGATTAAACGTACGCCAGTCCGGAGATGGAATTTCAAATTCAGGTTATGACGGAATTAATGTAAAAGCCGGAAAAATATATCCCCTCAGCCTTTATCTTCGCAGCCCGGATTCATCTGTAGATAAAGTTCAGATAGAACTGCGTAACAGGAAAACATTACGGAAACTTTTTAAAACTGAATTTGAAATTTCATCAGAATGGAAAAAATATCATGCAGAAGTTATTCCTGAAAAATCCTGTGAAGAAGCAGAACTTCTGGTGACGGTTTCTTCTTCAGATGGAACTGTTGATGTTGATTTTGTTTCACTGTTTGCATCTGATATCTATAATGATGAAGAAAATGGTTTGAAAGAAAACCTTGTATTGATGCTTAAACAAATGAAACCTGGATTTGTCAGATTCCCTGGTGGTTGCATTGTTCACGGTTATAATCTTGAAAACAGTTTCAACTGGAAAGATACCGTTGGTCCGGTCGAAGAAAGAAAAGAGAAGGCTAATTACTGGGGTTATCAGCAGAGTTACGGACTTGGATTTTATGAATATTTCAGGCTCTGTGAAGATATCGGCAGTCAGCCTCTTCCGGTTTTAAGAGCGGGTGTTTCTCATTATGGACATACCTGTAATTCAGATGAACTTATGCAGCTGGCTCAGGATGCCCTTGACCTTATTGAATGGGCAACAGGAAGCAGAGATTCTGAATGGGGAAAGATTCGTGCAGAAGCAGGACATCCGGAACCTTTTGAACTTAACTATATTGGAATCGGAAATGAAGACTGCGGAGAAGATTATTTTTACAGATACAGTTACATTGCATCAAAAATAAAGGAAAAATATCCTGAGATTAAGACAGTTATTTCTTCCGGCTATACTTATGATGATGTAAATTTTCATAATGCCTGGAATAAAGTTAATGAATGGGAAGGCAGTGCTTTATATAAAAATACTGTAGATTTAGTTGATGAGCATTATTACAATCCGTCTGCATGGTTTCTAATGAATTCAAACAGATACGATGACAGAGAGTTTTATAAAACAGAAAAAAGTTTTCCGAAAGTATTTATAGGAGAATATGCTTCATGGGTTGAGGGACGCCGCGGAAATCTTTTTGCAGCACTGACTGAAGCAGCCTATATGACGGGAATTGAAAGGAACGGGGATGTAATTGAACTTGCTTCCTATGCACCTCTCTTTGCACGGGAAAATCATGTACAGTGGATTCCTGATGCAGTCTGGTTTAATGATGAATTTGTTTACGGGACGCCGTCATATTATGTGCAGTCTATGTTTATGAACAACAAGACAGATTTTTCCATAAGGACAGCTGTAGAAAATAATAAAACGATTGTTGATTCTCATAAAATGAAGGGCAGTGTCGGGCTTGCAACCTGGCAGACTCAGGCAGAATATTCAAATATTAAAGTTACTGACATGTCAGAAAATAAAATTCTCTATGACAGTTCCTCTGAAAAAATGAATATGAAAAAACTTAATGTCAGGAGCGGTTCCTGGAGTATAAAAAATAATTCTCTGATTCAGAGTGATGAAGGTGATAACATGCGCCTTACTTTTGAAAAACTTATAAAGCCTTCTGAAAATTATGATTTTGAAGTGACAGCAAGAAAAATCAGAGGTAATGAAGGTTTTCTCATAATGTTTGGTGTCAGTAAAGAAAATTTTTACTGGTGGAATATCGGAGGGTGGGGAAATACTCAGAGCTGCGTTCAGAAAGGAACGGCTCCCTCAAGAACTGTAATTGGAGATTCAAAGAATATAACAGTTGAACGTGACCGTGAATATAAAATAAAAATTGAAGTCAGGGGTGATACGTATCGATGCTATCTTGACGGAGAACTGCTTCATGAGTTTACAGATCGTGAAGAATATAAAAAGATTTTTGCTCATGTGGGAGAAACTGAAGACGAAGTAATCATTAAGATTGTCAATACAGGAAACAGAAAAGAAAAATGCAGTGTAGTACTTAATGGTGCGGACATGTTAAATCCTGATGCACAAATTATAACTTTAAGCGGAAGATTTGATTCAGAAAATTCTTTTGAAAATTCCCGTGCCGTATGTCCGGAAAATTCACCGGCAGTCATAAAGTCTCCGGATTTTACTTATACGGTAAAGCCTTATTCTTTTACGATAATAAAACTGACTAAAAAGAAGTGA
- a CDS encoding putative manganese-dependent inorganic diphosphatase, translating to MKNKVYVIGHKNPDTDSVVAAVAYAKLRNLLGHDEYIACRAGHLNPQTSYIFQKFNIQRPQYIPNLIPKVEYYMPEEFETVNENVSVWEAIGRMEKTGLRVLPVVDGEGKYLSLLHYSGFAQSVLRIMNPEKRNKISTSISLIQKTLNAQPIILNHDADKTFKAFILVGSSSEKTFIERLESHSSEDLVVIVSDREDIQKLCIEHKVKLMILTSGFALNKELRELAEKNGVSVIISPYTTTPTAMLIAYSTPVAAVADKEILPVHINDTTAKIQDILKHSQCKYLPVVDENNKVIGIISEHDLLKEPNISVVMVDHNELSQAVEDIDHYKILGVIDHHRLGTLSTKYPITFINKPVGSTATLITQLYREYRVPIPKEIAALLLCGILSDTLVLQSATVTDLDVETADYLSDITNLDVKELGNEILLAGSHVSGRAADEIIRQDMKEYTEGKAVYTVSQIEVGNPKEILDRKEDFLAELEIERRSHKGLFSCLLVTDITTLSSVLLIESDKNFLPFITFPKQEENVYYLQGVVSRKKQLVPLITEQVLNYLK from the coding sequence ATGAAAAATAAAGTTTATGTAATCGGACACAAAAACCCTGATACCGACAGTGTCGTTGCTGCCGTTGCCTATGCAAAACTGAGAAACCTTCTTGGACATGATGAATACATCGCCTGCAGGGCCGGACATTTAAATCCTCAGACTTCATATATATTCCAGAAATTTAATATTCAGCGTCCTCAGTATATCCCGAATCTTATTCCAAAAGTTGAATACTACATGCCTGAAGAGTTTGAAACTGTAAACGAAAATGTTTCTGTATGGGAAGCAATCGGAAGAATGGAAAAAACCGGCTTAAGAGTTCTTCCAGTTGTAGACGGAGAAGGAAAATATCTTTCACTCCTGCACTATTCAGGATTCGCACAGAGTGTTTTACGCATAATGAATCCGGAAAAACGCAACAAGATTTCTACAAGCATTTCACTTATTCAGAAAACACTGAATGCACAGCCTATAATACTGAACCATGACGCCGACAAAACCTTCAAAGCTTTCATTCTTGTCGGTTCATCATCAGAAAAAACCTTCATAGAAAGGCTCGAAAGTCATTCCAGCGAGGATCTTGTAGTAATCGTAAGTGACCGTGAAGACATTCAGAAACTTTGTATTGAACACAAAGTAAAACTTATGATTCTTACCAGCGGATTTGCCCTTAACAAGGAACTTCGCGAGCTCGCAGAAAAAAACGGAGTATCGGTAATCATAAGCCCGTATACAACTACCCCGACCGCCATGCTCATAGCATACTCTACACCGGTTGCAGCCGTTGCAGACAAAGAAATTCTTCCGGTACACATAAATGATACGACTGCAAAAATTCAGGATATTCTCAAACATTCCCAGTGCAAATATCTGCCGGTCGTAGATGAAAACAACAAGGTCATCGGTATTATTTCTGAACACGATCTTTTAAAAGAACCAAACATTAGCGTAGTAATGGTTGACCACAATGAACTCAGCCAGGCTGTAGAAGACATTGACCACTATAAAATTTTAGGCGTAATAGACCATCACCGTCTCGGAACCTTATCTACAAAATATCCTATTACTTTCATAAACAAACCGGTAGGTTCTACAGCAACTCTTATTACCCAGCTTTACCGCGAATACAGAGTGCCTATTCCAAAGGAAATTGCTGCTCTGCTTCTCTGCGGAATTTTAAGTGATACCCTTGTACTTCAGAGTGCTACAGTTACGGATCTTGATGTAGAAACCGCTGATTACTTAAGCGACATTACAAATCTTGACGTAAAGGAACTTGGTAATGAAATCCTCCTTGCCGGAAGCCACGTTTCTGGCCGTGCTGCAGATGAAATAATACGTCAGGACATGAAGGAATATACGGAAGGCAAAGCTGTTTATACCGTAAGCCAGATTGAAGTCGGAAACCCTAAAGAAATTCTTGACCGTAAGGAAGACTTCCTTGCTGAACTTGAAATTGAACGCCGCAGTCATAAGGGACTTTTCAGCTGCCTTCTTGTTACGGACATAACCACATTAAGCAGTGTTCTTCTTATTGAATCAGACAAAAACTTTTTGCCGTTCATAACCTTCCCGAAACAGGAAGAGAATGTCTATTACCTGCAGGGAGTCGTCAGCCGTAAAAAGCAGCTGGTTCCGCTTATAACGGAACAGGTATTGAATTATCTGAAATAG
- a CDS encoding family 16 glycosylhydrolase: protein MKVNAKKIAVLLSTAALLALSSCSQNVSVVQENEPEETSARSVQTWSLWDGLDYHNTGVFGKADWTNGGMFNCGWKSDHIWFNNGKMTIKLDNTPSYGKPYSSGEYRTHNTFSYGTFETNMMAAKGDGLVTSFFLYTGNPWDEIDVEILGKDTTKVQLNYYVDGVANNEKIINLGFDASKGYHKYAIEYGNGYINWYIDGKWVYGVNNRGFNAPYGKKMPSHPMQIMVNLWPGTGVDSWLNHFWYSGPKYAYYDYIKYTPK from the coding sequence ATGAAAGTAAACGCAAAAAAAATTGCAGTTCTGCTGAGTACTGCAGCCTTACTGGCTCTGAGTTCATGTTCTCAAAACGTATCTGTCGTACAGGAAAATGAACCGGAGGAAACTTCTGCAAGATCTGTTCAAACCTGGAGTCTCTGGGACGGACTTGATTACCACAACACCGGTGTTTTCGGAAAAGCTGACTGGACAAACGGAGGAATGTTCAACTGCGGATGGAAAAGCGATCATATCTGGTTCAACAACGGTAAGATGACGATTAAGCTGGATAATACACCAAGTTACGGAAAACCATATTCCAGCGGAGAATACAGAACTCACAATACATTCAGCTACGGCACATTTGAAACAAACATGATGGCTGCAAAAGGCGACGGACTTGTAACTTCCTTCTTCCTGTACACCGGAAATCCATGGGATGAAATTGATGTAGAAATTCTCGGAAAAGACACTACAAAAGTTCAGCTCAACTATTATGTTGACGGTGTTGCCAATAATGAAAAAATAATCAACCTCGGATTTGATGCAAGCAAAGGTTATCACAAATATGCCATCGAATACGGTAACGGATATATAAACTGGTACATTGACGGAAAATGGGTATATGGTGTAAACAACAGAGGTTTCAATGCTCCATATGGAAAGAAAATGCCGTCCCATCCAATGCAGATAATGGTAAATCTATGGCCTGGAACTGGAGTAGACAGCTGGCTTAATCACTTCTGGTACTCAGGTCCAAAATATGCTTACTATGATTACATCAAATACACACCGAAATAA
- a CDS encoding nitroreductase family protein: MSAIFKRRSIRKFTNKPVSKRILTKILEAGKAAPSAKNRQPWKFIVFSETEKDKLVDCMEKGILREEKSPLLPKSQNGIADAKNTLRIMKNAPVIIIVLNTNAISPFKSIDSDSRITEICDTLSIGASVENMLLRAKQLGIGSLWIANTFFSYTELTEFLNTDCQLVCAIALGYPDEKPKQRPRKADSEIIEFRF, translated from the coding sequence TTGTCTGCGATATTTAAAAGAAGAAGTATCAGAAAGTTTACGAATAAACCTGTATCAAAAAGGATTCTTACAAAAATTTTAGAAGCTGGAAAAGCAGCTCCGTCTGCAAAAAACAGACAGCCGTGGAAATTTATTGTTTTTTCAGAAACTGAAAAAGATAAACTTGTTGACTGTATGGAAAAAGGAATTCTCCGTGAAGAAAAAAGTCCATTACTGCCAAAATCACAAAACGGAATTGCTGATGCAAAAAATACATTAAGGATAATGAAAAATGCTCCTGTTATTATAATTGTTCTGAACACGAATGCAATTTCTCCATTTAAGAGCATCGATTCAGATTCAAGAATAACAGAAATTTGTGACACTTTGTCGATTGGTGCTTCTGTAGAAAATATGCTGCTCAGAGCAAAACAACTTGGTATTGGAAGTCTTTGGATTGCGAATACATTTTTTTCGTATACAGAGCTTACAGAATTTTTAAATACAGATTGTCAACTTGTATGTGCTATTGCCCTTGGATATCCTGATGAAAAACCAAAACAGCGGCCTCGAAAAGCTGATTCTGAAATAATTGAATTTAGATTTTAA